The following coding sequences are from one Leishmania braziliensis MHOM/BR/75/M2904 complete genome, chromosome 36 window:
- a CDS encoding putative methylenetetrahydrofolate reductase — translation MSGLISDAIAAEDANKWYTSYEFYPPRSEKAEENFMKVQIPNFMRQSPVFLDLTWGAGGRTSETTMRLCKDLQNAYPDTPINMHITCTNMSHDLIKETLDFAKEHGIRNILALRGDPPRGDEFQSNPEGFTCARDLVRYIHATYGDYFCVSVAGYPEGHPSRIAEDGTILDEDHQKELEYLKEKVDAGASVVITQLFYDASLYVKFVKDCREMGITVPIIAGLLPITTYAGFTRMVSLCKTRVPGDVKKRVEELKENPEALKEYGVEQCVQMIERIRASGLDYHHLHFYTLNSSAQTFQVLKRLNALVE, via the coding sequence ATGTCCGGGCTCATCAGTgacgccatcgctgccgagGATGCCAACAAATGGTACACCTCCTATGAGTTTTATCCCCCTCGCAGtgagaaggcggaggagaacTTTATGAAGGTGCAAATCCCCAATTTTATGCGACAGTCGCCAGTCTTCCTCGACCTGACGTGGGGCGCTGGTGGTCGCACGAGTGAAACCACGATGCGCCTCTGTAAGGACCTCCAGAATGCATACCCTGACACACCCATCAATATGCATATCACGTGCACCAACATGTCGCATGATCTCATCAAGGAGACGCTTGACTTCGCAAAGGAGCATGGCATTCGCAACATCCTCGCTCTCCGTGGAGACCCGCCTCGTGGTGATGAGTTCCAGTCCAACCCGGAAGGCTTTACGTGCGCGAGAGATCTTGTGCGCTACATTCACGCCACATACGGCGACTACTTTTGCGTGTCGGTCGCCGGCTACCCCGAGGGCCACCCGAGCCGTATCGCCGAGGACGGCACCATCTTGGATGAGGACCACCAGAAGGAGCTGGAGTACCTCAAGGAGAAGGTAGACGCTGGTGCCAGCGTTGTCATCACGCAGCTCTTCTACGATGCCTCCCTGTACGTGAAGTTTGTGAAGGACTGCCGGGAGATGGGCATTACGGTCCCCATTATCGCCGGACTTCTTCCCATCACGACCTACGCCGGGTTCACGCGGATGGTGTCGCTGTGTAAGACGAGAGTTCCCGGTGATGTGAAGAAGCGGGTAGAGGAGCTCAAGGAGAACCCCGAGGCTCTCAAGGAGTACGGCGTGGAGCAGTGTGTGCAGATGATTGAGCGCATTCGCGCCTCTGGGCTCGACTACCACCACCTTCACTTCTACACGCTCAACAGCAGTGCGCAGACGTTCCAAGTCCTAAAGCGGCTAAATGCGCTGGTGGAATGA
- a CDS encoding putative 40S ribosomal protein S8, producing MPQNEYIEQAQKRYGRRLDHVERTRKREARKAHTDANYLKRVRGMKAKLAQKARYAEKAEIRKKIREHEEKQTTERVKDKGPKNALPSFLMDRSEADRAKVLSNSLKQKRKEKAGKWAVPIEKVKTVSEDEMLKAVTSGKRGKKSWKRLVNKVTFVGETFTRRMPKMERFIRPMALRFKKAHVTHPELKATFCLPIIAVKKNPQGRMYTGLGVITKGSVIEVNVSELGLVTPSGKVVWGKYAQVTNNPENDGCINAVLLV from the coding sequence ATGCCGCAGAACGAGTACATCGAGCAGGCGCAAAAGCGCTACGGTCGCCGCCTCGACCATGTCGAGCGCACCCGCAAGCGCGAGGCCCGCAAGGCCCACACGGACGCCAACTACCTGAAGCGGGTGCGTGGTATGAAGGCCAAGCTGGCGCAGAAGGCCCGCTACGCGGAAAAGGCAGAAATCCGCAAGAAGATCCGTGAGCACGAGGAGAAGCAGACGACGGAGCGGGTGAAGGACAAGGGACCCAAGAATGCCCTGCCCAGCTTCCTGATGGACCGTAGCGAGGCCGACCGCGCCAAGGTGCTGTCGAACTCCCTGAAAcaaaagaggaaggagaaggccgGCAAGTGGGCCGTGCCGATCGAGAAGGTCAAGACGGTGTCGGAGGATGAGATGCTCAAGGCCGTCACCTCTGGCAAGCGCGGCAAGAAGTCGTGGAAGCGCTTAGTGAACAAGGTGACATTTGTTGGGGAGACCTTCACCCGCCGCATGCCGAAGATGGAGCGCTTCATCCGACCCATGGCGCTGCGCTTCAAGAAGGCCCACGTCACCCACCCGGAGCTGAAGGCCACCTTCTGCCTTCCCATCATCGCCGTCAAGAAGAATCCGCAGGGCAGGATGTACACCGGCCTTGGCGTCATCACGAAGGGCTCCGTAATTGAGGTGAACGTGTCCGAGTTAGGTCTGGTGACGCCGTCGGGTAAGGTGGTATGGGGCAAATACGCGCAGGTGACGAACAACCCAGAGAACGACGGCTGCATCaatgcggtgctgcttgTCTGA